The Candidatus Omnitrophota bacterium DNA window CTAACCCTTTACTTCCGTAAAGCGCAAGGCGAATATCCGGCCGGCTTCTTCAAAATAAACTTGGCCTCGGTCAGAGACCTCGGCACTTAGCCATCACTGTGGCTTATAAACTTTGAAATTTTATATAAGAAATTTAAGATTGATGGCTTTGTTTACGAGCTTATCCGCTTCTTTATTCTGCGAGCGATCTATGTGCCGGATTTCAAAAGACCCGAAATGCTTAAGAGCGGTTACCGCTTTTTCAAACAACGGCTTTATGTCTACGCTCTTTACCTTATATTCACCGCTCAACTGCTTAACCACCAGTTCGCTGTCGAGATTAATGACAATTTTATCAGCTCCCAGCTTTCTGGCCTCTTCGAGACCGCATATCAACGCATTATATTCCGCGTTGTTATTAGTAGCCTCACCGATATATTTGTAAACCTCACCGACTCTCTTCTTTTTAGAATCGAATATTACGGCACCTATGCCGGCTGGCCCGGGATTACCTCGCGCACCGCCATCGGCATATAGGAAAAATGTTTCATTCTTCAAGATACAATATCCTCGAGCAGTTGTCGCATAGGACGAGCTCGCTATTCATCTTCACTTCATTAACCACCTGAGGCGGAAGCACCCTGAAACAGCCCTGACAGACTTCATCGGCAATAGTAACTACGGCCAGGCCGCCCTTATTTTTTACTATAATTTCATATTTTTTCAATATGTTTTTTTCGACCTTTGCGGCGAGACCTTCCCGCTGGGCCTTTAAAGCTCCCATTTCGGATTTTATGCGCGAGGATTCATCGGCGAGGCGCTTCTTCTCTTCGTTGAATTTTGCCTCTTCCGATTTTAAGAACTCTTTCTCTTTGGCTATCCGCTTATTCTCCGCGTCCACCTGGTCGAATATATTCAGGATCGCTTCTTCTATAATCGAATTGTCGGATTTTATGCGCCCTATCTCTTCCTGTAGCGCCGTATATTCTTTGTTCGTCTTTACCTGGTTGAGTTGCTGTTGATATTTCTTTATGTTTCCTTCTTTCGCCTCAAGGTCGCCCTCTTTCTCTTTGCGCTTTAACTGGAGCGTTTTCAGCTCATCCTCAAATTTTTTTAATTCAACACTCTTATCTTTAAACTCCGCTTCCTTATTTTTGATAATCTCCGGGATAGAGTCAAACTCATCCTGAAGCCTGAATATATTGGTATCCAGCCCCTGCAGTTCAACGAGTAATTTTATTTGGTCTTTTAAGTTTTCCATAATTTTAGATGGTGGACGCGAGGGGACTTGAACCTCTGACCTCTGCGATGTGAGCGCAGCGCTCTAACCAGCTGAGCTACGCGTCCCCAGGGTTTTTATTTTCTGAACCCTCGGTTTTCCTCAAAATTTCCGGAGAAAATTTCATAGAAAATCGAAGTATCTTAGACTCCAGGACCCGAAAACTTTCTTCGAAAAGTTTTATCAATATACCGATTTTTCAGAGAAAAATCGGTATATCTTAGACTCCAGGACCTGAAAATCTTTTTCGAAAGATTTTCGTTAATCCTAATTTTTCGGAGAAAAATTAGGATATCTTAGACTCCAGGACCCGAAAACTTTCTTCGAAAAGTTTTCGGAGTATGGTGGGCCCGCAAGGATTTGAACCTTGGACCAAGAGATTATGAGTCTCCTGCTCTGCCAGACTGAGCTACAGGCCCACGAA harbors:
- a CDS encoding C4-type zinc ribbon domain-containing protein — encoded protein: MENLKDQIKLLVELQGLDTNIFRLQDEFDSIPEIIKNKEAEFKDKSVELKKFEDELKTLQLKRKEKEGDLEAKEGNIKKYQQQLNQVKTNKEYTALQEEIGRIKSDNSIIEEAILNIFDQVDAENKRIAKEKEFLKSEEAKFNEEKKRLADESSRIKSEMGALKAQREGLAAKVEKNILKKYEIIVKNKGGLAVVTIADEVCQGCFRVLPPQVVNEVKMNSELVLCDNCSRILYLEE
- a CDS encoding ribonuclease HI family protein; translation: MKNETFFLYADGGARGNPGPAGIGAVIFDSKKKRVGEVYKYIGEATNNNAEYNALICGLEEARKLGADKIVINLDSELVVKQLSGEYKVKSVDIKPLFEKAVTALKHFGSFEIRHIDRSQNKEADKLVNKAINLKFLI